A window of the Syntrophothermus lipocalidus DSM 12680 genome harbors these coding sequences:
- the aspS gene encoding aspartate--tRNA ligase — MLKRTHSAREIAPLLVGQRVVLNGWIDTRRDHGGLIFVDLRDRSGIVQLVFSPDVDEKAFRLAEEMRSEHVIGAEGVVRMRPEGTENLNLETGTVEVYVDKAEIFSRAKTPPFYIEDGIEVDEHLRLRYRYLDLRRPEMKNNLVFRHRVIKAMRDFLDKRGFLEIETPILTKSTPEGARDYLVPSRVHPGEFFALPQSPQLFKQILMVAGMEKYFQVARCFRDEDLRADRQPEFTQLDIETSFVEEEDIFELVESMLSEVIEEVMGRRVDTPFLRLTYQEAMTRYGTDKPDLRFGLEITDVTEIVRGVDFKVFSTAIASGGVVRALNAKTCGSFSRKEIDDLTALALKLGAKGLAWINVTTDGLKSPITKFISEEIMEKMLAALKAEPGDLILFGADQEEVVCRVLGNLRLELGKKLKLAREEDLSFVWITDFPLLEYDDEEKRYVAVHHPFTAPRIEDIPRLEQEPLRVRSRAYDLVLNGTEVGGGSIRIHQRELQERMFSLLGMSQDEAKQKFGFLLEAFEYGTPPHGGIAFGVDRLLMLLSGRESIRDVIAFPKTQSAVCPMTGAPSEVSERQLKELGIRVRSKQKTAE; from the coding sequence GTGTTGAAAAGAACCCACAGTGCCAGGGAAATCGCGCCGCTTCTGGTGGGGCAAAGGGTGGTTCTGAACGGATGGATCGACACGCGACGGGATCACGGGGGCTTGATTTTCGTTGATTTGCGGGACCGTTCCGGGATAGTACAGTTGGTTTTTAGCCCCGACGTGGACGAGAAAGCGTTTCGCTTGGCAGAAGAGATGCGTTCCGAACACGTGATTGGCGCCGAGGGTGTTGTGAGGATGAGGCCCGAAGGCACGGAGAACCTTAATCTCGAAACGGGGACGGTCGAGGTCTATGTCGATAAGGCCGAGATATTTAGCCGGGCTAAGACACCGCCGTTTTACATCGAAGACGGCATCGAAGTGGATGAACACCTGCGGCTGCGATACCGGTATTTAGACCTGCGCCGGCCTGAAATGAAAAACAACTTGGTGTTTCGGCACCGGGTTATAAAGGCCATGCGGGATTTCCTCGACAAGAGAGGCTTCCTAGAAATTGAGACTCCGATTCTTACTAAAAGCACGCCCGAGGGGGCTAGAGATTATTTGGTGCCGAGCCGGGTACATCCTGGGGAATTCTTTGCTTTGCCGCAATCTCCGCAGTTGTTCAAGCAGATATTGATGGTAGCAGGTATGGAAAAATACTTTCAGGTAGCCAGGTGTTTTCGAGACGAGGACTTGCGGGCTGACCGCCAGCCTGAATTTACCCAGCTGGACATCGAAACATCCTTCGTGGAAGAAGAGGACATTTTTGAACTGGTAGAATCGATGCTCTCAGAAGTAATCGAGGAGGTCATGGGAAGGCGCGTCGATACTCCTTTTCTACGCTTGACTTACCAGGAAGCTATGACCAGGTACGGTACCGACAAACCGGATTTGCGTTTCGGCCTGGAAATAACTGACGTAACTGAGATTGTTCGGGGCGTAGATTTCAAGGTCTTTAGTACTGCCATTGCCTCAGGTGGGGTAGTCAGGGCTTTAAACGCCAAGACTTGCGGTTCCTTTTCTCGTAAGGAAATAGATGACCTTACTGCGCTTGCTCTTAAGCTGGGGGCTAAAGGGCTGGCCTGGATAAACGTCACGACGGATGGACTCAAGTCCCCGATAACCAAGTTTATAAGCGAAGAAATCATGGAAAAGATGTTGGCGGCTTTAAAGGCAGAACCGGGGGACCTGATTTTGTTCGGGGCTGACCAGGAAGAGGTCGTTTGCCGGGTGCTGGGAAATTTACGTCTAGAACTGGGCAAAAAACTCAAGCTTGCTCGAGAAGAAGATCTTAGTTTTGTCTGGATTACCGACTTTCCGCTGCTTGAGTACGACGATGAAGAAAAGAGGTATGTGGCCGTCCACCATCCTTTTACTGCTCCTCGGATTGAGGATATTCCCCGGTTGGAACAGGAGCCCTTGCGGGTTAGGTCACGTGCCTATGACCTGGTCTTGAACGGGACCGAGGTGGGCGGCGGCAGTATCCGCATTCACCAAAGGGAGTTACAGGAGAGAATGTTTTCCCTGCTAGGAATGAGCCAGGATGAAGCAAAACAGAAGTTCGGCTTTCTGCTAGAAGCCTTTGAATACGGCACTCCTCCTCACGGAGGAATCGCTTTCGGTGTAGACCGCCTGCTTATGTTGCTGTCAGGCCGAGAAAGCATCCGAGACGTGATAGCGTTCCCCAAAACTCAGAGCGCGGTTTGTCCCATGACCGGGGCACCTTCCGAGGTTTCGGAGCGGCAGTTGAAAGAGCTGGGGATCAGGGTGAGGAGCAAACAAAAGACAGCAGAGTAA
- a CDS encoding tRNA threonylcarbamoyladenosine dehydratase, which translates to MEDSLARTRMLIGEDGIRTLAGASVAVIGLGGVGSFAAEALARCGIGNLTLIDKDTVVASNLNRQLVALHSTLGRLKVEVMKERIHDLNPTIYVQVFPVRYTEETSHAINLEQYDYVVDAIDSVQDKILLLKTCYQKRIRIISCMGTGWRLDPTLLRVADIKETSLCPLARRVRRGLRAVGIESGIKVVYSLEKPCLDQVVTREVGSMVLVPSVAGLMMAAEVVKDILQTEGGICAGDI; encoded by the coding sequence ATGGAAGACAGTCTGGCGCGAACCAGGATGCTGATAGGAGAGGATGGAATAAGAACACTTGCAGGGGCAAGTGTGGCCGTAATTGGACTCGGGGGAGTCGGTTCCTTTGCCGCTGAAGCTTTAGCCCGTTGCGGGATCGGGAATCTAACTTTGATTGACAAAGATACGGTGGTTGCTTCCAATCTCAACCGACAGTTGGTGGCTTTGCACTCGACCCTTGGACGGTTAAAAGTGGAGGTTATGAAGGAGCGTATTCACGATCTGAACCCGACAATCTACGTCCAGGTTTTTCCGGTACGGTATACGGAAGAAACTAGCCATGCCATAAACCTGGAACAGTATGACTACGTGGTGGATGCCATCGATTCGGTTCAGGATAAAATATTGTTGCTAAAGACTTGTTATCAAAAGAGGATCCGGATTATATCGTGTATGGGGACCGGTTGGAGGCTTGACCCGACTTTGCTAAGGGTAGCGGATATCAAAGAAACCAGCTTATGCCCGTTGGCGAGGAGGGTCCGTCGCGGGCTCCGGGCGGTAGGAATAGAATCTGGCATCAAAGTGGTGTATTCGCTAGAGAAGCCTTGTTTAGACCAGGTAGTTACAAGAGAAGTGGGCAGTATGGTACTGGTTCCGTCGGTTGCCGGGTTAATGATGGCGGCCGAGGTCGTTAAGGATATCTTGCAGACCGAAGGTGGTATCTGTGCAGGTGACATATAA
- a CDS encoding MoaD/ThiS family protein produces the protein MTYKVIGELKKKVVPDSGDINLPAGATVGQLVAGLGLPDDLHLVAVVDGRRYKQSDVLQDGQEVVLVLPSVGG, from the coding sequence GTGACATATAAGGTGATAGGCGAGTTGAAGAAAAAGGTGGTGCCAGATAGCGGGGATATAAACCTGCCGGCGGGGGCAACGGTCGGTCAGCTGGTTGCCGGCCTGGGATTGCCGGATGACTTGCACTTGGTAGCAGTGGTAGACGGCCGCAGGTATAAACAGTCTGATGTTTTGCAGGATGGACAAGAGGTTGTACTGGTGCTCCCTTCAGTGGGCGGGTAA
- a CDS encoding phenylacetate--CoA ligase family protein translates to MYWNQEMECMPRNQLEELKLRRLKETVFRVYAFVPSYREKMDAAGIKPYDIQKLDDLKYLPFTTKQDLRDNYPFGLFAVPMSEVVRIHSSSGTTGKPTVVGYTRKDLYTWSELMARALTCAGATRHSIIQNAYGYGLFTGGLGIHYGAELIGASVIPSSGGNTKRQIMLMQDFGTTVLTCTPSYALYMYDVMTEMGVSPKNLKLKAGIFGAEPWSENMRKDIENKLEIDAYDIYGLSEVIGPGVGIECSCKNGLHIFEDHFIPEIIDPGTGEVLSPGNEGELVLTTITKEAFPIIRYRTRDLTALTYDPCPCGRTHVRMKKVLGRSDDMIIVRGVNVFPSMVESVLLSIAGVEPHYLLVVDRVGTLDELEVWVEVSERFFSDQVRKLEELGRTIQKELESALGILVKVRLVEPKSLERFEGKAKRVLDKRNL, encoded by the coding sequence ATGTACTGGAATCAAGAAATGGAATGCATGCCTCGAAACCAACTTGAGGAATTGAAGCTGAGGCGTCTCAAGGAGACTGTCTTCAGAGTCTATGCCTTCGTACCTAGCTATCGAGAAAAGATGGATGCAGCAGGTATTAAGCCGTACGACATCCAGAAACTAGATGACTTGAAATACCTCCCTTTTACTACTAAGCAAGACTTGCGGGACAATTATCCATTTGGGTTGTTTGCGGTGCCGATGTCGGAAGTGGTTCGTATTCACTCGTCGTCGGGTACAACTGGAAAACCTACGGTAGTGGGGTACACCCGTAAAGACCTTTATACTTGGTCGGAGCTTATGGCCCGGGCTTTGACATGTGCCGGAGCGACCCGTCATTCTATAATTCAAAATGCCTACGGATACGGTCTTTTCACGGGAGGATTGGGGATCCATTATGGGGCGGAATTGATCGGGGCTTCGGTTATTCCCAGTTCGGGCGGCAACACTAAGCGCCAGATAATGCTGATGCAAGATTTCGGGACCACTGTTCTAACTTGTACTCCTTCTTACGCTTTATATATGTACGATGTCATGACCGAAATGGGCGTGTCGCCCAAGAATCTCAAGTTGAAAGCCGGGATTTTCGGAGCCGAGCCTTGGAGCGAAAACATGAGAAAGGACATCGAAAATAAGCTGGAGATTGATGCCTACGATATATACGGTTTGAGTGAGGTTATTGGTCCCGGAGTAGGTATTGAATGCTCGTGCAAAAATGGACTGCACATCTTTGAAGATCACTTCATACCGGAGATTATAGATCCTGGAACTGGAGAGGTTCTTTCACCCGGGAACGAAGGAGAACTGGTGTTAACCACTATCACCAAGGAAGCTTTTCCCATTATCAGGTACCGGACGCGAGACCTGACAGCTCTGACCTATGATCCCTGTCCGTGCGGCAGGACTCATGTGAGGATGAAGAAGGTTTTGGGGCGCTCAGATGATATGATAATTGTAAGGGGAGTCAATGTGTTCCCATCCATGGTCGAAAGTGTTCTTTTGAGTATAGCAGGGGTCGAGCCGCATTACCTCCTGGTAGTGGATCGGGTGGGAACTTTAGACGAGTTAGAGGTATGGGTAGAAGTTTCCGAGCGGTTTTTCTCTGACCAAGTAAGAAAACTGGAGGAATTAGGCCGAACGATACAAAAGGAATTAGAAAGCGCGCTTGGTATTTTGGTCAAGGTGCGTCTGGTCGAGCCCAAGTCTCTGGAGAGGTTTGAAGGCAAGGCTAAGCGGGTACTTGACAAGCGGAACCTGTAG
- a CDS encoding ACT domain-containing protein: protein MVKQISVFLENKAGRLASVTRVLGDAGINIRALSIADTSDFGVLRLIVNDPDKAYRILKEAGFTVSQTDVVAVSVPDRPGGLAEILEVMAEADINIEYLYAFIGTTARNALVIFKVEDVEKTTSFFKDKGIKFLGASEIYSL, encoded by the coding sequence ATGGTCAAACAGATTTCGGTTTTCTTGGAGAACAAAGCAGGGAGATTGGCCAGCGTGACCCGGGTACTGGGTGACGCGGGTATCAACATACGGGCTTTGTCGATAGCCGACACTTCGGATTTTGGGGTATTGAGACTCATAGTCAACGATCCGGATAAGGCTTATCGTATACTGAAAGAGGCGGGATTCACCGTGAGCCAAACCGATGTGGTGGCCGTAAGCGTACCGGATCGGCCTGGAGGATTGGCTGAGATACTAGAGGTCATGGCCGAGGCCGACATCAACATCGAGTACCTGTACGCGTTTATCGGTACCACTGCCCGCAATGCCCTGGTTATCTTTAAAGTTGAAGATGTCGAAAAAACCACATCGTTTTTTAAGGACAAAGGTATTAAGTTCTTGGGGGCAAGCGAGATATATTCTTTATAG
- a CDS encoding GyrI-like domain-containing protein, whose protein sequence is MAGTGEVRRLEELRVASIRQDMPIHELSEVINRLVRFVKEKGIGAGKPMAIYYDKEFNPERADIEVCVPVTNPFPNEGDIRCRILPAGKYLVITHEGAYDTIKAGYERLLHYAQEEGYRIIGPPREVYIVGPGSQETPSAWKTEIYFPVLG, encoded by the coding sequence TTGGCGGGAACGGGTGAAGTACGCCGGTTGGAAGAGCTTAGAGTGGCAAGCATAAGGCAGGATATGCCTATACATGAACTGTCGGAGGTCATTAACCGGTTGGTTCGCTTTGTGAAAGAAAAGGGCATAGGGGCCGGAAAACCCATGGCTATCTATTACGATAAAGAATTCAATCCTGAAAGAGCCGATATTGAAGTCTGTGTTCCTGTAACCAACCCTTTTCCCAACGAAGGAGATATTCGTTGCCGAATCTTGCCAGCAGGCAAATATCTGGTTATAACTCATGAAGGTGCCTACGATACGATAAAGGCGGGATACGAGAGGCTATTGCACTATGCACAGGAAGAGGGCTACCGGATCATAGGTCCTCCCCGGGAAGTCTATATTGTTGGCCCAGGCTCGCAAGAGACGCCTTCCGCTTGGAAAACAGAGATATATTTTCCCGTACTGGGCTGA